In Anas acuta chromosome 5, bAnaAcu1.1, whole genome shotgun sequence, a single window of DNA contains:
- the LOC137857347 gene encoding SITS-binding protein-like: MPIARPAGRIPEAAWTSGLREMTEPWKGALGCLGVAVFFAMTIGIISWQALEQSPEEWVLRGRAGGVLWERRRGALLLRALPKGQPVVVIAVGGVPAAEPPPPRDRCWQDGGQFCYAWEEEAELRLSLEPPPAPGTECYGVRWTPLRPDVMLKDCFSMANISWYGGASIRDQHWPFNSADSPAQPFVSGDFGKNPTGYGPVLERYFLGSTGVTVTVAPDVPFVLSLESNQHFCLGSAGVPLQYLLCISSDVATAHRHVGTQLVEPARVLPDTALLGSPIWHYYGPVGSAAKIKRGLRSLTRRLKRHQLQEGVLALGERSTATLAAAEYVSMEQRRRRSSAHAWDPALINPLQLSITLSPYTSIASPLFLRSLRDNEASYWLSLQPRFGGCLVPLLTTWKGRLCARLNVTSEAALSWYLARARALRRALGATYVVFEGAEGNVFLEQAMSPPAELAGDRYAGALAAALATLGNATVISAGARSSHLPLFVQMSPRRSDWSHAGLKGIIPSALHYSLLGYNFFIPDAVGGSLAGDAPGDQELYVRWLQIVTFLPVMAFSTPPWLCCDTWVLNLTRQCIQRHRDLVVPLILKYSEEWLHLGYPIFRPAWWLSPTDPTAFTIEDEFLIGDEVDLYIYYSQISVVHMSWQHTYNLLNPSSTRC, encoded by the exons ATGCCCATCGCTCGCCCCGCTGGCCGAATCCCCGAAGCTGCCTGGACCTCGGGCTTGAGGGAGATGACAGAGCCCTGGAAAGGTGCCTTGGGCTGCCTCGGCGTGGCTGTCTTCTTTGCCATGACCATCGGCATCATCTCCTGGCAGGCCCTGGAGCAGTCACCGGAGGAGTGGGtgctgcggggccgggcgggaGGGGTGCTGTGGGAGCGCCGCCGGGGTGCCCTGCTCCTACGGGCACTGCCCAAGGGGCAGCCGGTGGTCGTGATTGCCGTGGGTGGCGTGCCTGCGGCTGAGCCACCCCCTCCACGGGACCGGTGCTGGCAGGACGGAGGCCAGTTCTGCTACGCatgggaggaggaggctgagctcCGGCTCTCCCTCGagcccccgccagcccccggCACCGAGTGCTACGGCGTCCGCTGGACCCCGCTGCGCCCCGACGTGATGCTGAAG GATTGCTTCTCCATGGCCAATATCTCCTGGTACGGAGGGGCAAGCATCCGTGACCAGCATTGGCCGTTCAACAGTGCTGAtagcccagcacagccctttgTCAGCGGAGATTTTGGCAAAAACCCCACTGGATATGGCCCTGTGCTAGAAAGATACTTCCTAGGATCAACAG GAGTGACAGTAACGGTGGCACCTGATGTGCCCTTCGTCCTTTCGCTGGAGAGCAACCAGCATTTCTGCCTGGGTAGTGCCGGGGTCCCCCTGCAATACCTCCTCTGCATCAGTTCCGATGTGGCCACCGCGCACCGGCACGTGGGCACTCAACTGGTGGAGCCAGCACGGGTGCTGCCGGATACGGCCCTCCTGGG GTCTCCCATCTGGCACTATTATGGCCCGGTGGGCTCAGCTGCCAAAATTAAGCGGGGTTTGAGGTCGCTCACCAGGAGACTGAAGCGGCACCAGCTTCAGGAGGGGGTCCTGGCCCTGGGCGAGCGCAGCACTGCCACTCTCGCTGCCGCG GAATACGTGTCcatggagcagaggaggaggcgCAGCTCAGCCCATGCCTGGGACCCTGCATTGATCAACCCCCTGCAGCTCTCCATCACGCTGTCCCCCTACACCAGCATCGCCTCCCCGCTCTTCCTGCGCTCACTGAGGGACAACGAGGCCAGCTACTGGCTGAGCCTGCAGCCTCGCTTCGGGGGCTGCTTG GTCCCACTGCTGACCACATGGAAGGGACGCCTCTGTGCCCGCCTCAACGTCACCAGCGAGGCGGCGCTCAGCTGGTACCTGGCCCGTGCCCGGGCCCTGCGGCGGGCACTAGGGGCCACGTATGTGGTCTTTGAGGGTGCCGAGGGCAATGTCTTCCTGGAGCAAGCCATGTCCCCTCCTGCTGAGCTGGCTGGTGACCGATATGCTGGGGCACTGGCAGCAGCGCTGGCCACACTGGGGAATGCCACGGTCATCAGCGCTGGTGCCAG ATCTAGTCACCTACCACTCTTCGTCCAGATGAGCCCACGGCGCTCAGACTGGAGCCACGCGGGCCTAAAGGGGATTATCCCCTCTGCGCTGCACTACAGCCTGCTGGGCTACAACTTCTTCATCCCTGATGCAGTGG gaggcagcctggCTGGTGATGCCCCAGGGGACCAGGAGCTGTACGTGAGGTGGCTGCAGATCGTGACCTTCCTCCCCGTGATGGCCTTCAGCACTCCACCCTGGCTCTGCTGCGACACCTGG GTCCTGAACCTTACCCGGCAGTGCATACAGAGGCACCGGGACTTGGTGGTGCCGCTCATCCTAAAATACAGCGAGGAGTGGCTGCATTTGGGGTACCCCATCTTCCGCCCGGCGTGGTGGCTCAGCCCAACAGACCCAACCGCTTTCACCATCGAGGAT
- the LOC137857355 gene encoding ras-related and estrogen-regulated growth inhibitor-like isoform X1: MSFPRPLRRSVSLSPARTLRLVVLGQSAVGKTALTVRFITRRFIGDYDPTLEMIYRHMAVIDGEMVHFEILDTAGQEEDSLQIEEKIKWGDGFAVVYSVTDRCSFDEVVRLCFLINHIHASPKRSGGSEQPPVVIVGNKKDLQFDRMVSTEDGENLSKTLKLPFYEISTRDSYEETVVVFNTLYQELMRQGHFSPGSFKRRTVSKVMEKIPKMQASSTLNSAGRSLSFNSFRDYIPE, encoded by the exons ATGAGCTTCCCGAGGCCCCTGCGGCGCTCGGTGAGCCTGAGCCCTGCCCGCACCCTGCGGCTGGTCGTACTGGGGCAGAGCGCGGTGGGCAAGACAG CACTGACCGTAAGATTCATCACCAGGAGGTTCATTGGAGACTATGACCCAACGCTAG AAATGATTTACAGGCACATGGCTGTCATCGATGGGGAGATGGTGCACTTTGAGATCCTCGACACGGCGGGGCAG GAGGAAGATTCCCTGCAGATAGAGGAGAAGATCAAGTGGGGAGATGGCTTTGCGGTGGTCTACTCGGTGACGGACCGGTGCAGCTTCGACGAGGTCGTGCGGCTCTGCTTCCTCATCAACCACATCCACGCCAGCCCCAAGCGGAGCGGTGGGAGCGAGCAGCCCCCCGTGGTCATCGTGGGCAACAAGAAGGACTTGCAGTTTGACAGGATGGTGTCCACAGAGGACGGCGAAAACCTCTCCAAAACCTTGAAGCTTCCTTTCTATGAGATCTCCACCCGGGACAGCTATGAAGAGACCGTGGTGGTTTTCAACACCCTCTACCAGGAGCTCATGAGGCAGGGGCACTTCTCCCCGGGCTCCTTCAAGAGGAGGACAGTGTCAAAGGTGATGGAGAAGATCCCCAAGATGCAAGCCAGCTCCACCTTGAACTCGGCGGGCCGGAGCCTCAGCTTTAACTCCTTCAGGGACTACATCCCCGAgtga
- the LOC137857355 gene encoding ras-related and estrogen-regulated growth inhibitor-like isoform X3 yields the protein MENTPQKPEVVSSIGALLAATTTLTVRFITRRFIGDYDPTLEMIYRHMAVIDGEMVHFEILDTAGQEEDSLQIEEKIKWGDGFAVVYSVTDRCSFDEVVRLCFLINHIHASPKRSGGSEQPPVVIVGNKKDLQFDRMVSTEDGENLSKTLKLPFYEISTRDSYEETVVVFNTLYQELMRQGHFSPGSFKRRTVSKVMEKIPKMQASSTLNSAGRSLSFNSFRDYIPE from the exons ATGGAAAATACACCCCAGAAGCCAGAGGTTGTCTCCTCCATTGGAGCTCTGTTAGCAGCGACGACAA CACTGACCGTAAGATTCATCACCAGGAGGTTCATTGGAGACTATGACCCAACGCTAG AAATGATTTACAGGCACATGGCTGTCATCGATGGGGAGATGGTGCACTTTGAGATCCTCGACACGGCGGGGCAG GAGGAAGATTCCCTGCAGATAGAGGAGAAGATCAAGTGGGGAGATGGCTTTGCGGTGGTCTACTCGGTGACGGACCGGTGCAGCTTCGACGAGGTCGTGCGGCTCTGCTTCCTCATCAACCACATCCACGCCAGCCCCAAGCGGAGCGGTGGGAGCGAGCAGCCCCCCGTGGTCATCGTGGGCAACAAGAAGGACTTGCAGTTTGACAGGATGGTGTCCACAGAGGACGGCGAAAACCTCTCCAAAACCTTGAAGCTTCCTTTCTATGAGATCTCCACCCGGGACAGCTATGAAGAGACCGTGGTGGTTTTCAACACCCTCTACCAGGAGCTCATGAGGCAGGGGCACTTCTCCCCGGGCTCCTTCAAGAGGAGGACAGTGTCAAAGGTGATGGAGAAGATCCCCAAGATGCAAGCCAGCTCCACCTTGAACTCGGCGGGCCGGAGCCTCAGCTTTAACTCCTTCAGGGACTACATCCCCGAgtga
- the LOC137857355 gene encoding ras-related and estrogen-regulated growth inhibitor-like isoform X2 yields MFIDSMASDIFLERSPLMALSNINSREASLTVRFITRRFIGDYDPTLEMIYRHMAVIDGEMVHFEILDTAGQEEDSLQIEEKIKWGDGFAVVYSVTDRCSFDEVVRLCFLINHIHASPKRSGGSEQPPVVIVGNKKDLQFDRMVSTEDGENLSKTLKLPFYEISTRDSYEETVVVFNTLYQELMRQGHFSPGSFKRRTVSKVMEKIPKMQASSTLNSAGRSLSFNSFRDYIPE; encoded by the exons atgtttattgaCAGCATGGCTTCAGATATATTCTTGGAGAGGAGTCCCCTGATGGCCCTGTCCAACATTAACTCTCGAGAGGCGT CACTGACCGTAAGATTCATCACCAGGAGGTTCATTGGAGACTATGACCCAACGCTAG AAATGATTTACAGGCACATGGCTGTCATCGATGGGGAGATGGTGCACTTTGAGATCCTCGACACGGCGGGGCAG GAGGAAGATTCCCTGCAGATAGAGGAGAAGATCAAGTGGGGAGATGGCTTTGCGGTGGTCTACTCGGTGACGGACCGGTGCAGCTTCGACGAGGTCGTGCGGCTCTGCTTCCTCATCAACCACATCCACGCCAGCCCCAAGCGGAGCGGTGGGAGCGAGCAGCCCCCCGTGGTCATCGTGGGCAACAAGAAGGACTTGCAGTTTGACAGGATGGTGTCCACAGAGGACGGCGAAAACCTCTCCAAAACCTTGAAGCTTCCTTTCTATGAGATCTCCACCCGGGACAGCTATGAAGAGACCGTGGTGGTTTTCAACACCCTCTACCAGGAGCTCATGAGGCAGGGGCACTTCTCCCCGGGCTCCTTCAAGAGGAGGACAGTGTCAAAGGTGATGGAGAAGATCCCCAAGATGCAAGCCAGCTCCACCTTGAACTCGGCGGGCCGGAGCCTCAGCTTTAACTCCTTCAGGGACTACATCCCCGAgtga
- the MRPL21 gene encoding large ribosomal subunit protein bL21m isoform X1, which translates to MAASAAARRRAAAFLFSSAVRHRSSQSTAAQEGLVAKTSLTSPPWPEVKLPDPAEEAKYHAEVVQKVNNMIAAGQYGRLFAVVHFASKQWKITSEDLIMMDNVLEAECGDRIRMEKVLLVGADDFTLIGRPLLGKELVRVEATVIEKTESWPKINMRFWKRHNYQRKKIITNPQTVLRINTIEIFPCLL; encoded by the exons ctttcttgttttcatctGCAGTTCGGCACCGGAGTTCCCAGAGCACGGCAGCGCAGGAAGG ACTTGTTGCCAAAACATCTCTAACTTCACCACCGTGGCCTGAAGTGAAACTGCCAGATCCAGCAGAAGAAGCAAAGTATCATGCAG AAGTGGTACAAAAGGTGAACAATATGATCGCAGCAGGGCAGTACGGAAGGCTCTTTGCCGTGGTCCACTTTGCCAGCAAGCAGTGGAAAATAACCAGTGAAGACTTGATTATGATGGACAACGTGCTGGAGGCTGAGTGTGGAGACCGAATCCGGATGGAAAAG GTTTTGCTGGTTGGTGCTGATGATTTCACGCTTATTGGAAGGCCGCTCCTAGG gaaagaaCTCGTCCGTGTGGAGGCTACTGTGATTGAAAAGACGGAGTCGTGGCCAAAAATTAACATGCGCTTCTGGAAAAGGCACAATtatcaaaggaagaaaa TCATCACAAACCCGCAGACCGTCCTCCGGATAAACACCATAGAAATTTTCCCCTGTTTGTTATGA
- the MRPL21 gene encoding large ribosomal subunit protein bL21m isoform X2 has product MIAAGQYGRLFAVVHFASKQWKITSEDLIMMDNVLEAECGDRIRMEKVLLVGADDFTLIGRPLLGKELVRVEATVIEKTESWPKINMRFWKRHNYQRKKIITNPQTVLRINTIEIFPCLL; this is encoded by the exons ATGATCGCAGCAGGGCAGTACGGAAGGCTCTTTGCCGTGGTCCACTTTGCCAGCAAGCAGTGGAAAATAACCAGTGAAGACTTGATTATGATGGACAACGTGCTGGAGGCTGAGTGTGGAGACCGAATCCGGATGGAAAAG GTTTTGCTGGTTGGTGCTGATGATTTCACGCTTATTGGAAGGCCGCTCCTAGG gaaagaaCTCGTCCGTGTGGAGGCTACTGTGATTGAAAAGACGGAGTCGTGGCCAAAAATTAACATGCGCTTCTGGAAAAGGCACAATtatcaaaggaagaaaa TCATCACAAACCCGCAGACCGTCCTCCGGATAAACACCATAGAAATTTTCCCCTGTTTGTTATGA